DNA sequence from the Suricata suricatta isolate VVHF042 chromosome 5, meerkat_22Aug2017_6uvM2_HiC, whole genome shotgun sequence genome:
TACCTGCAGGCATGTGGACaggagaaatgggaaggaaaggaagccacACAGGCAGGCTGCCGGCTCGCCCTGTCTGTGGTCCCCAGTCCATCCGGATCCTGACCGGGGGAGCCAGGAAAGACGGACCCAGAGGCCACAAAGACCCCAAGGGTCTCAGCGGCATACGGACCGCTCCCCCAGACGCGACCTGCGGGAGGCTGTCAGCTGCTAGAAGCCTTGCATTCCGCTTCGCGTCGTGTCCAGAGCAGGCACAAGGACGTAGCCATTCCGAAGGGCAGGGCCCCGCCGGTGGATCCCAGGACCGCGTACCCAGCCCCTCGCAGCCTGTTCTTGTTCTGCAGGAAGTCCGAAGCCTCCCTGCGCCCCGGGACGGCATGAGGAGGCGCTGTCGAGGCCTGCACAGAGAGCTGGAACGGAAAGGCTGCAGAGGCGGGACTCTGTGGCGGAAGGCCGACGGCTGGGACCGTGGACTTCAGCTCAGTGTGCTGGCATCCACTCCAAAGACCAGCTCAGGCCCGCTGCATCTCAGCAGTTAATTCTAGGAACTCAGGAGCCAGAGCCGGCGTCCGCAGCAGAAGCAGAGGACAGTACAGGGATCCAAGGCGACCCTTTCTTCTACCACAAAGTCTCATTGGTGCTTTTCCTTTCCTGTACTCCCAGATGCCAtctggaaagggaaagagaagcagcGTTTACTTAAGACAGACGAggttaagggtgcctgggtggctcagtcggttaagcatccaaccttggctcaggtcatgatctcacggatgaACTGTGatagggtttgagccccgcatcggttcTCTgttgaccactcagagcctggagcatgcttcggattctgtgtctccctctctgtccctcccctgctcatgctctgtctctgtctctcaaaaataaataaacgttaaaaacaatgtaaaaaaaggggcatctgggtggctcagtgggttaagcaccagacttcagctcaggtcatgatctcatggtttgtgagttcgagccccacatcaggctctgtgctgacagcttggagcctggagccggagttggtttctgtgtctccctccccaccgcccgtccgctgctcacactctgtctctctctctcaaaactacagGGCAGGCGTTGATAGTGTCCAGTTACAGTCAGCCCTGCAGTCACAGCTAGTGgtgcagcaggaggagggagccTTTGTGACAGGAGCAGTAGTCAAGGCAGATGGTGGGCCAAGTGTTCAACAGCAAAGT
Encoded proteins:
- the LOC115292444 gene encoding uncharacterized protein LOC115292444 produces the protein MVFLPRCGDEGSPPCRAQTMRPLPWKEAGGNKSMWTGEMGRKGSHTGRLPARPVCGPQSIRILTGGARKDGPRGHKDPKGLSGIRTAPPDATCGRLSAARSLAFRFASCPEQAQGRSHSEGQGPAGGSQDRVPSPSQPVLVLQEVRSLPAPRDGMRRRCRGLHRELERKGCRGGTLWRKADGWDRGLQLSVLASTPKTSSGPLHLSS